Proteins encoded by one window of Aulosira sp. FACHB-615:
- a CDS encoding GUN4 domain-containing protein, with amino-acid sequence MCPVSVRTSNSTRNLETGVAKLWLLLVGVNQYQDERIPCLRYSAQDCQGLSAALSAATAGFPQKELRVYCDHSENLPLLENIRNSLKEIAAAAQAIDTVLVYFSGHGMLEPSDKQVVLCLQDTQQDNLINTGLQLQELLQILENSAAQQQLVWLDACHSGDLTFVGARGEKNPLLDSTQELVEILRQRAAKRKGFYALLSCDRGQQSWEFSQLGHGVFTYYLIRGLRGEAADFQGIIEADGLYRYVYHQTLAYIDKANQQLRVINQLKKGRGENQIHSEYTLQTPKRIVEGVGEVILGLKPNQKGATRHPRQGLIIDGFSQIKSASAFIKTLSNSGNFEINYWNGRGNSINSDVRKAIQKCLLAESFSESPKEYQVQETATIFLYLRGQVQETSTGEAVLVLADGTVIHRAWLRKQLRLCKSQQIIILDCPFPDSNIRDWVEELQLGTDAGQCLIASTAPDNASETFAKTLLDIFNQDKQSSGLTAASLITQLQINLASSEVKLYFWLSGSQGIIEVFPEKHSFVPDSSTQPIEDDDLSSSLGIDYSQLRDLLQAGRWLEADAETTNLILKMAQREQQRHLDLQSLENLPCIDLLTIDRLWVKYSHGHFGFSVQQRIYQSIASSASDPVLSLMLGSAKVAASETCIDFANRVGWRLKDAWLSYDNLTWTEDAPMGHLPFFGFFESVWRVKVLGVWEWHSAIATANWWQLCVNLFSRLEVCQTRFS; translated from the coding sequence ATGTGTCCAGTAAGTGTTCGGACTAGTAACTCTACGCGCAACCTAGAAACTGGTGTAGCAAAACTGTGGCTGTTGTTAGTGGGAGTTAATCAATATCAAGATGAGCGCATACCTTGTTTACGTTATTCTGCACAAGATTGCCAAGGTTTAAGTGCAGCGTTAAGTGCAGCAACGGCAGGATTTCCTCAAAAAGAATTGCGAGTTTATTGTGATCATAGTGAGAATTTACCTTTATTAGAAAATATCCGCAATAGTTTAAAAGAAATTGCGGCGGCGGCTCAAGCTATAGATACAGTACTAGTTTATTTTTCTGGTCACGGAATGTTAGAACCATCTGATAAACAGGTGGTTTTGTGTTTGCAAGACACTCAACAAGATAATTTAATTAACACTGGGTTGCAATTACAAGAATTATTGCAAATATTAGAAAATAGTGCTGCCCAACAACAGTTAGTTTGGTTAGATGCTTGTCATAGTGGTGATTTGACTTTTGTGGGGGCGAGGGGCGAAAAAAATCCTTTGCTAGATTCTACACAAGAATTAGTAGAAATTCTCCGCCAAAGAGCAGCTAAGAGAAAGGGATTTTATGCTTTATTATCTTGCGATCGCGGTCAACAATCTTGGGAATTTTCCCAATTAGGTCACGGAGTTTTCACTTACTATTTAATTCGCGGATTGCGGGGAGAAGCCGCAGATTTTCAGGGAATTATTGAAGCTGATGGTTTGTACCGCTATGTTTATCATCAAACACTGGCATATATAGATAAAGCTAATCAACAATTGCGAGTCATTAATCAACTCAAAAAAGGTAGAGGCGAAAATCAAATTCATTCGGAATATACTTTACAAACACCGAAACGAATTGTCGAAGGTGTGGGTGAGGTAATTTTAGGACTAAAACCAAATCAAAAAGGTGCCACACGTCATCCCCGCCAAGGTTTAATTATTGATGGATTTTCTCAGATTAAAAGTGCTTCCGCTTTCATCAAAACACTCAGCAATTCTGGTAATTTTGAAATTAATTATTGGAACGGGCGTGGCAATAGTATAAATTCAGATGTCCGCAAAGCCATTCAAAAGTGCTTACTTGCCGAATCTTTCTCGGAATCTCCCAAAGAATATCAAGTCCAAGAAACTGCTACAATATTTTTATATTTACGTGGACAAGTTCAAGAAACATCCACAGGTGAAGCAGTATTAGTATTAGCTGATGGTACCGTAATTCATCGAGCTTGGTTACGCAAGCAGTTACGCCTGTGTAAGTCACAACAAATTATTATTTTAGATTGTCCGTTCCCAGATAGTAATATCCGCGATTGGGTAGAGGAATTACAACTAGGCACAGATGCCGGACAATGTTTAATAGCTAGTACAGCACCAGATAATGCGAGTGAAACTTTTGCTAAGACTTTATTAGATATCTTCAATCAAGATAAGCAATCTTCTGGACTCACAGCCGCTAGTTTAATTACCCAATTACAAATCAATTTAGCATCCAGTGAAGTTAAATTATATTTTTGGTTATCTGGTTCCCAAGGAATTATAGAAGTTTTCCCAGAGAAGCATTCATTTGTCCCTGACAGTTCTACTCAACCAATAGAAGATGATGATTTAAGTTCATCTTTAGGCATAGATTACTCGCAATTGCGAGATTTATTACAAGCTGGTAGATGGTTAGAAGCCGATGCAGAAACCACAAATCTGATATTAAAAATGGCGCAAAGAGAACAACAACGCCACCTTGATTTGCAGAGCTTAGAAAACCTACCTTGTATTGATTTACTGACTATCGATCGCCTCTGGGTAAAATACAGTCACGGACACTTCGGTTTCAGTGTCCAGCAACGCATTTACCAAAGCATTGCGAGTTCTGCATCAGACCCGGTGTTATCTTTAATGCTGGGTAGTGCCAAAGTTGCAGCGTCGGAAACTTGCATTGATTTTGCTAACCGAGTTGGCTGGCGGTTAAAAGATGCTTGGCTGAGTTATGACAACCTCACTTGGACAGAAGATGCACCAATGGGACATTTGCCGTTTTTTGGCTTTTTTGAGTCGGTTTGGCGCGTCAAAGTCTTAGGCGTTTGGGAATGGCATAGTGCGATCGCTACTGCTAATTGGTGGCAATTATGCGTTAATCTGTTCTCACGCCTAGAAGTTTGTCAAACACGCTTCAGTTAA
- a CDS encoding DUF6745 domain-containing protein, protein MAENLPSSETELIISQTQSQWRNVCSTHLDLEQATIAIQTLYKYAGLAKPEVQFFDSPAAARQQIEQQSMQSDCMLAELWEVLREDLWRSLSRSLGTLQTELTHRIRNPLSELWEGSFQRIILDRLTEVLGDFLGDCLLPEWGICWAAMFTAAHQLGVPLAQDKYNLFCNYMQQVGWMFPYEGVAIAILRPLIRRNSAGEIHGEGIPAIEFPDGYGVYAYRGIPLPEKYGRLHPTNWRAEWLLEQRNAELRRVLIQGIGYERICQELQAKEGDNWQEYTLLQIESEVDIEPIHLLKMTCPSTGFIHVLRVPPDISSAREAICWVNWGIDPTEFAVQS, encoded by the coding sequence ATGGCTGAGAATTTGCCATCGTCAGAAACAGAACTCATTATCTCTCAAACTCAATCTCAGTGGCGTAATGTTTGCAGCACACACCTGGATTTAGAGCAAGCTACAATTGCAATTCAGACATTGTATAAATATGCCGGATTGGCGAAACCAGAAGTCCAGTTTTTTGATAGTCCAGCAGCCGCAAGACAGCAGATTGAACAACAAAGTATGCAATCTGACTGTATGTTAGCGGAGTTATGGGAAGTGTTACGCGAAGATTTGTGGCGATCGCTCTCTCGTAGTTTAGGCACATTACAAACTGAATTAACCCACCGCATCAGAAATCCCCTCTCTGAACTATGGGAAGGCTCTTTTCAACGCATTATATTGGATAGATTAACTGAGGTTTTAGGAGATTTTTTAGGAGATTGTTTATTACCAGAATGGGGTATTTGCTGGGCAGCAATGTTTACAGCAGCACATCAGCTAGGAGTCCCACTGGCACAAGACAAATACAATCTGTTTTGCAACTATATGCAACAGGTAGGTTGGATGTTTCCTTATGAAGGAGTGGCGATCGCAATTTTGCGTCCTCTGATTCGCCGCAATAGTGCAGGGGAAATTCATGGCGAAGGAATTCCGGCAATCGAGTTTCCTGACGGTTATGGTGTCTATGCCTATCGGGGAATTCCTTTGCCAGAGAAGTATGGTAGACTCCACCCAACAAATTGGCGTGCTGAGTGGTTACTAGAACAACGAAATGCAGAACTACGGCGGGTTTTGATTCAAGGCATTGGCTATGAACGGATTTGTCAAGAGTTGCAAGCGAAGGAAGGCGACAACTGGCAAGAATACACCTTGCTGCAAATTGAGTCTGAGGTTGACATTGAACCTATACATTTGCTGAAAATGACTTGTCCCAGTACTGGCTTTATTCATGTATTGCGGGTTCCACCAGATATCAGTTCTGCCCGTGAAGCAATTTGCTGGGTAAATTGGGGGATCGATCCAACTGAGTTTGCTGTTCAAAGCTGA
- a CDS encoding WGR domain-containing protein → METETTYLELSDGKSHKFYEVTINDVEVTVRYGRIGDSGKTTVTTYDNAQKAQAEVTKLVNSKLKKGYERAKKGDRTKQPISRSDRRLARLNHLRRTGWKPLIKPTLDAPFASKYLGKPWLSPGTNYPHCSRCGKSLDFHVQLNLQELPESLQGKFGTGLFQLFSCFSCYIQFPQIVAIPESAMPTPPEPEISVEDVANLSTWTPYVIQTSGIDDFHGRYMLQIVGWQPFDDYPFYEEAQETYGTEYTEYEEMLIFHVDAQDCEYYEEDDPDRPTAIDIQLAWDRTADKLSGWGYWGQQVEHQYCRICGQPMQIFYQLGQGIEYEGNTGFDYDRDNLLLVFQCAEHKDEFSCYGSAF, encoded by the coding sequence ATGGAAACGGAAACGACATATCTGGAGCTTTCCGATGGGAAGTCGCACAAGTTCTATGAAGTCACAATCAACGATGTAGAAGTAACAGTACGCTATGGGCGAATTGGTGATTCAGGCAAAACAACTGTCACAACCTATGATAATGCCCAAAAAGCGCAGGCAGAAGTGACAAAACTCGTTAATTCTAAGCTGAAGAAGGGTTATGAACGGGCAAAAAAAGGCGATCGCACCAAGCAACCAATTTCTCGAAGCGATCGCCGTTTGGCTCGATTAAACCATCTCCGGCGCACTGGCTGGAAACCTTTAATTAAACCGACTTTGGATGCACCCTTCGCATCTAAATATCTGGGTAAACCTTGGCTAAGTCCTGGTACAAATTATCCTCATTGTTCTCGTTGTGGAAAATCTCTAGACTTTCATGTGCAACTGAATTTGCAAGAATTACCTGAAAGCTTGCAAGGCAAATTTGGCACTGGACTATTTCAACTATTTTCCTGTTTCTCGTGCTATATACAATTCCCCCAAATTGTGGCAATTCCTGAATCAGCAATGCCAACACCACCAGAGCCGGAAATTAGTGTAGAAGATGTTGCAAACCTCAGTACATGGACACCCTATGTAATTCAAACCAGTGGCATTGATGACTTTCATGGTCGCTATATGCTGCAAATTGTCGGATGGCAACCTTTTGATGACTATCCTTTCTATGAGGAAGCACAGGAAACCTATGGCACAGAATACACTGAATACGAAGAAATGCTAATCTTCCATGTTGATGCACAGGATTGTGAATACTACGAGGAAGACGACCCCGACAGACCGACAGCAATAGATATTCAATTAGCTTGGGATAGAACAGCAGATAAGCTTTCGGGGTGGGGCTACTGGGGACAACAAGTGGAGCATCAGTATTGTCGGATCTGTGGTCAACCCATGCAAATCTTTTATCAATTAGGTCAAGGTATTGAATACGAAGGCAACACTGGATTTGACTATGATAGGGATAATCTCTTGCTGGTGTTTCAGTGTGCCGAACACAAAGATGAATTTAGCTGCTATGGCAGTGCGTTTTAG
- a CDS encoding NAD(P)/FAD-dependent oxidoreductase has translation MNSTVYQTIIIGGGFTGLFTALNLAHQHYPRSVILIDSNERFCFKPLLYEYFDGEMDSIQVVPRFSELLKGSGVIFVQDTVQSIDLHQREVKLVSGNSYNYSNLVLALGSVTGYHQVAGAKENAFPFWTQADAIALDKHLRDCLQTAIQTKDIEQRRKLLTVAVVGGGASGVEMAATLADFLPHWYKALGGNSQEIRVIMLNHGHNILDGDINYPLRPIAEKELQKRSTTIEILTQAEATAVHPYAIEYKTNNEIKTLATHTTVWTAGTSIHPLIQDLPIPKEHRDHHHRPFVSPTMQLLNFPEVFAGGDCAAVIDSSLPPTAQVAYQQGTSIAQNLKAIALGEDPKPARVNIRGTLLKLGINDAAANLFNVFEVTGEPAHLIRQGTYLTLLPTPIHDFKATTEWLDEEIFHHHLDSHNVGKKVVQAVELIGAGVVSVLVARKLLQMLGDEGQKDRKV, from the coding sequence ATGAATAGTACTGTTTATCAAACTATTATTATCGGCGGTGGTTTTACAGGATTATTTACCGCCTTAAATTTAGCTCATCAACATTATCCGCGTTCGGTAATTTTAATTGATAGCAATGAGCGATTTTGCTTTAAACCATTGCTGTATGAATATTTTGATGGCGAGATGGATTCTATTCAAGTAGTACCGCGTTTTTCGGAATTACTAAAAGGCAGTGGTGTCATCTTTGTTCAAGATACAGTGCAGTCAATAGATTTACATCAACGAGAAGTCAAATTAGTTTCGGGCAACTCTTACAATTACAGTAACTTAGTATTAGCTTTAGGTAGTGTCACTGGCTATCATCAAGTTGCAGGTGCTAAAGAAAATGCCTTTCCGTTTTGGACACAAGCAGATGCGATCGCACTGGATAAACATTTACGTGATTGTTTACAAACAGCTATTCAAACAAAAGATATAGAACAACGTCGCAAACTGTTAACAGTAGCTGTAGTTGGTGGTGGTGCTTCTGGGGTGGAAATGGCTGCAACTTTAGCTGATTTTCTCCCACATTGGTATAAAGCTTTAGGTGGTAATTCTCAAGAAATTCGAGTGATTATGCTCAATCATGGTCACAACATTCTTGATGGAGATATTAACTATCCTTTGCGTCCAATTGCCGAAAAAGAATTACAAAAACGTAGCACAACTATAGAAATTCTAACACAAGCAGAAGCTACTGCTGTTCATCCTTATGCAATTGAATATAAAACTAATAATGAAATTAAAACTCTAGCAACACATACAACAGTTTGGACTGCTGGTACTTCAATCCATCCCCTAATTCAAGATTTACCCATCCCCAAAGAACATCGTGATCATCATCACCGTCCCTTCGTTTCTCCTACGATGCAATTGCTCAATTTTCCCGAAGTTTTTGCTGGTGGTGATTGTGCAGCAGTTATAGATAGTTCCCTACCACCGACAGCGCAAGTTGCTTATCAACAAGGTACAAGTATTGCTCAGAATTTAAAAGCGATCGCTTTAGGAGAAGACCCCAAACCAGCTAGAGTGAATATCCGAGGTACTCTATTAAAGTTAGGCATTAATGACGCTGCTGCAAATTTATTCAACGTTTTTGAAGTTACAGGAGAACCCGCACATTTAATTCGCCAAGGTACTTATTTAACGCTATTACCAACCCCAATTCATGACTTTAAAGCAACGACAGAATGGCTAGATGAAGAGATATTTCATCACCATTTAGACTCTCATAATGTCGGTAAGAAAGTTGTTCAGGCTGTAGAATTAATTGGTGCTGGGGTAGTTAGTGTGTTAGTAGCGCGAAAATTACTGCAAATGTTGGGAGATGAAGGTCAAAAAGACCGAAAGGTTTAG
- a CDS encoding acylase, which translates to MFSFVKKKTLFLMQWQKISRRFLPVLIGLFLTLLVSSPSISSVTKTTEILWDTYGIPHIYGNNPQNAFQAFGWAQMQSHGNLLLRLYGQARGKAAEYWGEDYLESDKWVLTMGVPKRADAWYTAQNPAFRNYIQAFANGINNYAKKYPDLIDNEVKVVLPVTPQDVLAHLQRVMLFTFVVDQGQVGNIHHTKSAPGSNGWAIAPKRSASGKAMLLANPHLPWADLFLWYEAQITAPGIDAYGATLVGVPVLAIAFNDNLGWTHTVNTHDGWDVYELKLQQDGYLFDNKVRPFETTNFPLKIKQKDGSFQKQTFTVKSSVHGPVVSAKEGKTLALRVVGQNSPGILEQWWDMASAKNFTQFQKALQRLQIPMFTVLYADREGHIMHLFNGLVPVRQQGDFAYWQNIIPGDTSKTLWTKMHPYRDLPRVIDPPSGWLQNANDPPWTTTFPVAIKAENYPPYMAPQWPMDFRAQRSAKMLAEDESISFEEMITYKHSTRMELAERILDDLIPAAQKQDNQTARRAAEVLTKWDRQANANSRGAVLFNAWVDNLDLNTVFSTPWSEKSPLSTPDGLADSQSAVKALVDAATKIEQTYGTLDVPWGEVFRLRYGNLDLPANGGDGGKGIFRTVYFVPADNGRFQAFNGDSFVAAVEFSQPVKAKALTSYGNATQPNSPHIDDQLPLFARQELRPVWRTRQEITAHLEARQVF; encoded by the coding sequence ATGTTCTCTTTTGTTAAAAAAAAAACACTGTTCCTGATGCAGTGGCAAAAAATATCACGCAGATTCTTACCTGTTCTAATTGGTCTTTTTTTGACTTTATTAGTCAGTAGTCCAAGTATTAGTTCAGTCACGAAAACCACAGAAATTCTGTGGGATACTTACGGTATACCCCATATTTATGGGAATAATCCTCAAAATGCTTTCCAAGCTTTTGGATGGGCGCAGATGCAAAGTCACGGAAACTTACTATTGCGTCTCTACGGACAAGCACGAGGCAAAGCCGCAGAATATTGGGGAGAAGATTATCTCGAATCAGACAAATGGGTTTTGACAATGGGTGTACCCAAACGTGCTGATGCTTGGTACACAGCCCAAAATCCTGCATTTCGGAATTATATCCAGGCTTTTGCCAATGGCATTAATAATTATGCTAAAAAGTATCCTGATTTAATTGACAATGAAGTCAAAGTAGTATTGCCAGTTACACCACAAGATGTACTCGCACATTTACAGCGAGTTATGTTGTTTACTTTTGTCGTCGATCAGGGACAGGTTGGTAATATACATCATACAAAATCTGCGCCTGGTTCTAATGGTTGGGCGATCGCACCAAAACGGTCAGCTAGTGGAAAAGCAATGCTATTAGCCAACCCTCACCTACCTTGGGCAGATTTATTTTTATGGTACGAAGCCCAAATTACTGCCCCTGGAATTGATGCCTATGGGGCAACATTGGTGGGTGTTCCTGTTTTAGCGATCGCCTTCAACGATAATTTAGGTTGGACGCATACCGTCAACACCCATGATGGTTGGGATGTTTACGAACTAAAATTACAACAAGATGGTTATCTTTTCGATAACAAAGTTCGCCCTTTTGAAACAACGAACTTTCCCTTAAAAATCAAGCAAAAAGATGGTTCTTTCCAAAAGCAAACTTTCACAGTCAAAAGTTCGGTTCATGGGCCTGTAGTTAGCGCCAAAGAAGGAAAAACCCTCGCGTTGCGTGTCGTTGGTCAAAACAGTCCCGGCATTTTAGAACAGTGGTGGGATATGGCAAGCGCCAAAAATTTCACCCAATTTCAAAAAGCATTACAACGCTTGCAAATACCCATGTTTACTGTTCTGTATGCCGACCGTGAAGGCCATATTATGCACCTATTTAACGGTCTGGTTCCTGTACGCCAACAAGGAGACTTTGCATACTGGCAAAACATTATTCCAGGTGATACCTCAAAAACTCTCTGGACGAAAATGCACCCATATCGAGACTTACCCAGAGTCATAGACCCGCCTAGTGGATGGTTGCAAAATGCCAATGACCCACCTTGGACTACGACTTTTCCTGTCGCTATTAAAGCCGAAAATTATCCACCTTATATGGCACCACAATGGCCAATGGATTTCCGCGCCCAACGTTCTGCCAAAATGTTAGCGGAGGATGAGAGTATTTCCTTTGAGGAAATGATTACTTATAAACATTCGACACGAATGGAACTAGCAGAAAGAATCCTCGATGATTTGATTCCTGCTGCCCAAAAACAAGACAATCAAACAGCACGCCGCGCTGCGGAAGTACTAACAAAATGGGATCGCCAAGCGAATGCCAATAGCCGAGGCGCTGTACTATTTAACGCTTGGGTAGATAATCTCGATTTGAATACAGTATTTAGTACTCCTTGGAGTGAAAAATCTCCCCTCAGCACACCAGATGGTTTGGCTGATTCACAAAGTGCAGTCAAAGCTTTAGTAGATGCAGCGACAAAAATAGAACAGACCTATGGAACTCTTGATGTTCCTTGGGGTGAGGTTTTTAGATTGCGGTATGGCAATTTAGACTTACCTGCTAATGGTGGTGATGGCGGAAAAGGTATCTTCCGCACCGTCTATTTTGTCCCGGCGGATAATGGACGCTTTCAAGCATTTAATGGTGATTCTTTTGTTGCGGCTGTAGAGTTTTCCCAACCAGTGAAAGCCAAGGCTCTTACTAGTTATGGTAATGCTACACAACCAAATTCACCCCATATTGACGATCAACTACCATTATTTGCTCGTCAGGAATTGCGTCCTGTTTGGCGCACTCGCCAAGAAATTACAGCCCACTTAGAAGCACGTCAAGTCTTCTGA
- a CDS encoding tetratricopeptide repeat protein: MNINIEYGGRYGCASTYHQLGSVAQELREFEEARRNYQQALDIKIEFGDRYSCARPYHNLGSVAKELGEFEEARLNYQQALEIFIEYGDRYSCASTYHQLGNVAEELGKLESAKANYLQALHIWVEFNDQHSLGISLCNLARFYQVTQDESLLAAVSDIWGMSLEEVRQLFEQVMEMWDDNSGDFQKN; the protein is encoded by the coding sequence TTGAATATTAATATCGAATATGGCGGTCGCTATGGTTGTGCCAGCACCTACCACCAGTTGGGAAGTGTTGCCCAAGAATTGCGGGAATTTGAAGAAGCTAGGCGCAATTATCAACAGGCTTTAGATATAAAAATCGAATTTGGCGATCGCTATAGTTGTGCCAGACCCTATCACAATTTGGGAAGTGTTGCCAAAGAGTTGGGCGAATTTGAAGAGGCAAGGCTCAATTATCAACAGGCTTTGGAGATTTTTATCGAATATGGCGATCGCTATAGTTGTGCCAGCACCTACCACCAGTTGGGAAACGTTGCAGAAGAATTAGGCAAACTGGAGTCAGCGAAAGCAAATTATCTGCAAGCTTTACATATTTGGGTAGAGTTTAATGATCAGCATAGTTTAGGAATTTCTCTTTGTAATCTTGCCCGTTTCTACCAAGTTACTCAGGATGAGAGTTTATTAGCAGCCGTGTCCGATATTTGGGGGATGTCGCTGGAGGAAGTGAGGCAGCTTTTTGAACAGGTAATGGAAATGTGGGATGATAACTCAGGAGATTTCCAGAAAAATTAG
- a CDS encoding HepT-like ribonuclease domain-containing protein, which translates to MRDNSEKLRDILEAIERIEKYAVQGREVFEENELIQTWFIQHLQIIGEASRVLSADIREQNPGVPWSQMIGMRNILTHNYFEIDLDVVWLVVERELPNLKPQIEAILQTLS; encoded by the coding sequence GTGAGGGATAATAGTGAAAAGTTGCGCGATATTTTAGAAGCAATCGAACGTATCGAGAAATATGCAGTTCAAGGTCGGGAAGTTTTTGAAGAAAACGAACTAATTCAAACTTGGTTTATTCAACACCTACAAATTATTGGAGAAGCATCGCGTGTATTATCTGCCGATATTCGTGAGCAAAATCCAGGTGTTCCTTGGTCTCAAATGATTGGGATGCGAAACATTTTAACTCATAATTACTTTGAAATCGATTTAGATGTTGTTTGGTTGGTTGTTGAACGGGAATTACCTAACCTTAAGCCTCAAATTGAAGCGATTTTACAAACATTATCTTGA
- a CDS encoding nucleotidyltransferase family protein: MNIYEILGAKREEILQIAAKYGAYNIRIFGSVARREADVNSDVDFLVEMEPGRSLFDLGGLLMELQEILGCQVDVVTEKGLRSRIRERVLSEAVPL, from the coding sequence ATGAATATCTATGAAATATTGGGAGCCAAACGGGAAGAAATTTTGCAAATTGCGGCAAAATATGGAGCTTATAATATAAGAATTTTTGGCTCAGTAGCCCGTCGTGAGGCAGATGTTAACAGCGATGTTGATTTTTTAGTTGAAATGGAACCAGGACGTAGCCTTTTTGATTTGGGTGGATTATTGATGGAGTTACAAGAAATACTTGGTTGTCAAGTTGATGTTGTCACGGAAAAAGGATTGCGATCGCGTATTCGAGAGCGAGTATTAAGTGAGGCAGTTCCTTTGTGA
- a CDS encoding cupin domain-containing protein, whose protein sequence is MIHRNSENHCFCELAPLYALDLLDEQERNWVEQQIAECPELAAELAEYELAVTAIPYTTPTVPMATDLKNRLFERLDLDTPEPTPAKEAVTPPGFFAVRSQNLNWQPHDVPGVKIAILHIDQVKREVVGLFHADPGIHYPCHRHAAIEEIYMISGDLVVDDQVYGAGDYIRSEPGSVHSPYTNGGCMFYFHTSMDDEYPSTTRQK, encoded by the coding sequence ATGATACACCGCAATTCTGAAAACCACTGCTTTTGTGAACTAGCTCCCTTGTATGCCCTTGATTTGTTGGATGAACAAGAGCGAAATTGGGTTGAGCAGCAAATAGCAGAGTGTCCAGAATTAGCCGCAGAGTTAGCAGAGTATGAGTTAGCAGTGACGGCAATTCCTTATACTACTCCTACTGTGCCAATGGCGACAGATTTAAAAAATCGCTTGTTTGAGCGTCTGGATTTAGATACTCCAGAACCAACCCCAGCCAAGGAAGCAGTTACACCGCCTGGATTTTTCGCGGTGCGATCGCAAAATTTGAATTGGCAACCACATGATGTCCCTGGTGTGAAAATCGCCATTTTACACATTGATCAAGTCAAGCGCGAAGTCGTCGGATTATTTCACGCTGATCCTGGTATTCATTATCCTTGTCATCGTCATGCCGCCATTGAAGAAATATACATGATTTCCGGGGATTTGGTGGTTGATGATCAGGTTTATGGTGCAGGAGATTACATCCGTTCCGAACCTGGTTCAGTGCATAGCCCCTATACGAATGGTGGTTGTATGTTTTACTTTCATACCTCAATGGATGATGAATATCCTAGTACAACAAGGCAAAAGTAA
- a CDS encoding sigma-70 family RNA polymerase sigma factor: protein MESLFTTTDVLLITKIVQKDQSALSALYDRYGKIIYAIAFKSLKSVEESEEVVLDVFAQVWRIAERYDTQKGRVDTWLFTIARSRILDRLRKLQRTHVSTTFSLDTTEIQPQADNIDLFESVFISERRSRVIAAMKKLPDEQRLVIELAYYRGLTQSQIAEATGVSLGTVKTRIRLGLKKLQSIFVTEEEF, encoded by the coding sequence ATGGAGAGTTTATTTACTACTACTGATGTTTTACTGATCACCAAAATTGTCCAAAAAGACCAATCGGCGTTATCTGCTCTCTACGATCGCTATGGCAAAATTATTTATGCGATCGCCTTTAAAAGCCTGAAGTCAGTAGAAGAGAGTGAAGAGGTGGTATTGGATGTTTTCGCTCAAGTGTGGCGAATTGCCGAGCGATACGATACACAAAAAGGTAGAGTGGATACTTGGTTATTTACCATTGCGCGTAGTCGCATCCTTGATCGTCTACGCAAACTGCAACGCACTCACGTATCTACTACCTTTTCTTTGGATACCACAGAAATTCAGCCCCAAGCCGATAACATAGACTTGTTTGAGTCAGTATTTATTTCTGAACGGCGGAGTCGGGTAATCGCAGCCATGAAAAAATTACCAGATGAACAACGACTGGTAATTGAATTAGCATATTATCGAGGATTGACTCAAAGTCAAATTGCAGAGGCAACAGGTGTATCCTTGGGAACAGTCAAAACTAGAATTCGGCTAGGATTAAAAAAGTTACAATCTATTTTTGTCACTGAGGAAGAATTTTAA